One Schistocerca piceifrons isolate TAMUIC-IGC-003096 chromosome 11, iqSchPice1.1, whole genome shotgun sequence genomic window carries:
- the LOC124719794 gene encoding uncharacterized protein LOC124719794 — MYDGIKKAIGPTVRKTAPLKSKMGEVITDEGKQMERWVEHYLKLYAVENEVSKDACDAIRQMPVIEELDAMPTMGELSREIDSLANGKAPGEDGIPAEFIKYNKSFLKHSLITTSWEEGYVPMSIRNSRIVTLYKQKGNRNDCNNYRDISLLSVARKAYARVILMRLQILAS; from the coding sequence atgtacgatggtatcaagaaagcaattggaccaactgtcagaaaaacagctcctctgaagtccaagatgggtgaagtcattactgatgaaggcaaacaaatggaacgctgggttgaacactacctcaAGTTGTATGCAGTcgagaatgaagttagcaaggatgcatgtgacgccatcaGACAAATGCCAGTTATAgaagaactagatgcaatgcctactatgggagaacttagtagagaaatagattctcttgctaatggaaaggccccaggtgaagatgggatccctgcagagtttattaagtataacaagtcttTTCTCAAACattcacttatcacaaccagctgggaagaaggttatgtcccgatgagtatacggaattcgaggatagttactctatataaacagaaagggaacagaaatgactgtaacaattaccgagacatttcattactaagtgtagccaggaaagcttatgcaagagtcatcctaatgcgattacaaATATTAGCTTCCtga